A single Anopheles maculipalpis chromosome 3RL, idAnoMacuDA_375_x, whole genome shotgun sequence DNA region contains:
- the LOC126561363 gene encoding protein lingerer isoform X2, which yields MSTQTRSGGGGGGGGGGGRNKSKAKHHENKENLAKDEGQNQSQQYPKGGPTANNVSGNDGLAGGATASVGGGKGGDHHKQKGSGGHKGTDNAAPKVVDVKEKQPKETGGGGGSGTAGTNNEKSGGPTGAASSAGAGGASATHTAVKAKQPTAEQIRIAQITDIKSGMDDPKIQEKIQSLMETTQRSEEEVCCALQECDSDLDRAVIFLLETLPVGAFATTSKKKKSKSQAAAQKDGDNDGDWDTVGQASGGGSGIQLGGINVDLKEQQRRGGNRGGPANQRSGGPGRGGRAGGYRDGGDRDRDRDRNGYDKGGEGGGYRNRTGGDGGRMRGGRDGGGPGGPGRGNYGSRGGRGGGPRLGTRGPGSRDQNRGSRMMNNDHQEIDSWEPVTTPANANDLKPEECSAFTDTWGDWDNEEYTGSLSDTKVFTASTTTTATAPSTGTGPQQQQSQQSTQTGATTAVSNVTELAAPPGLEQQVLNPPPPKDTELVQQYSTTVVSSTATAAVAAGGGAAGVAGVVPQYSDLHGTGTPNATTAAQHLRQALDMPPMNTSSSLSVEQTQYFSTLSSQNSNLQPTSSAVGFQQQQQQQQQQQQSQPGVVPSQQPTTVPQAQQVQQPQANSVQYPTAAYVGGTNDAAPTSYAAAATQQPPVRRQQRARVPPPSKIPSTAVEMPGDNMNSIGYLDVQFGGLDFGADDSFDAVVSDKFNSTGGSGGGSGVMDQPSSTGQVASVSQATQSVGGQPQASQTQPVQQQQGTQVPQATVGVQPQPTPSQLQQQQQQQQQVVSQTPQQTVQQPVDVNDYQTKVGGGVVPGSVVVPNNLQPKPSNLPVAPGLTSSQIMPGQGAAEGLSSQNDALTNSYSQRNNATGSVSTSVSAGVNSMSNAAAALDQLTKSDPYGQSASTNTALTGGYQNVPYSSTQTNKTQSYPPSGAPQAYNNMSYSTNQVTNAYPPSTNNYGSYNQGNVNAYQPPSSSVTNNVVPNNNAGNSVGGVSNQSNLPVNNNAVNSSSNNNSGGYLSSQYPVNQTSSAFPSQQNYQNSSQNVYGNAGLSSNTGVASSTVSNSNANNSNNNVTSSSSLPISSVVSTTTKSSSSTSGTGVVTNMPLVNPYIQAPGVPFYQQAAVYSYEDLQLMQQRLPHVPGFYDINYQTPTSLGAAGVRDANLGSVAYSTMSDGRFTRTDNNSSPVSNVPSSLSQQTGSGGPMLNLPYAYFYGGNMMPASGFQYGTPVYPQQMPTNAATSGGQFQKPAYNTGGYGSAAGYDTLGQSGQDYNKNAYQPSIVGQQQSKGQTVANPQSGTGSGSDMAPSMYGKNHVAINKVNYDKQSYHSGTPPPYNIAGTQTAGTTSAQPYGQHLAYIPTMATHHNINMHQNMHQDSNSSGQRPQTNNQGKTGSKQQGYSASTYWTGPN from the exons ATGAGTACACAAACCCGTTCTGGaggtggcggcggcggtggcggtggcggtggccgTAACAAGTCCAAGGCCAAACATCatgaaaataaggaaaatctGGCTAAGGACGAAGGACAGAACCAGTCACAGCAGTATCCGAAAGGAGGTCCGACCGCGAACAATGTCAGTGGAAATGATGGGCTAGCTGGTGGAGCTACGGCTTCCGTGGGCGGCGGTAAAGGAGGCGACCATCATAAACAGAAGGGCAGCGGTGGCCACAAGGGCACAGATAATGCTGCACCGAAGGTTGTTGATGTGAAGGAAAAGCAGCCGAAGGAAACTGGCGGCGGAGGTGGCAGCGGCACCGCGGGaaccaacaatgaaaaatccGGCGGACCTACAGGAGCAGCCTCTAGTGCTGGCGCCGGTGGTGCATCTGCTACTCACACTGCGGTTAAGGCGAAGCAACCGACCGCCGAACAGATCCGCATTGCTCAGATCACAGACATCAAGAGCGGCATGGATGATCCGAAAATTCAGGAGAAAATCCAAAGCCTGATGGAAACTACGCAACGGTCTGAGGAAGAGGTGTGCTGCGCACTGCAGGAATGTGACAGTGACTTGGACCGAGCAGTCATCTTTCTGCTGGAGACGCTTCCGGTGGGCGCCTTCGCGACTAcgtcgaaaaagaaaaagagcaaaTCTCAGGCGGCGGCGCAGAAAGATGGCGATAACGATGGGGACTGGGACACAGTTGGTCAGGCTTCCGGTGGCGGCAGCGGTATTCAGCTGGGTGGCATCAACGTCGATCTGAAGGAGCAGCAGCGCCGCGGTGGCAACCGTGGTGGTCCGGCCAATCAACGTTCTGGTGGTCCGGGTCGTGGTGGCCGTGCTGGGGGCTATCGTGATGGTGGCGACCGTGATAGAGATCGCGACCGTAATGGCTACGACAAGGGTGGTGAAGGCGGTGGTTACCGCAACCGGACGGGAGGTGATGGTGGTCGTATGCGGGGTGGCCGTGATGGTGGTGGCCCGGGAGGTCCTGGTCGTGGTAACTACGGATCGAGGGGAggtcgtggtggtggtccgCGGCTTGGCACTCGCGGACCAGGTTCGCGTGATCAGAATCGCGGTTCGCGGATGATGAACAACGATCATCAGGAGATTGATTCGTGGGAACCGGTAACGACACCGGCAAACGCAAACGATCTCAAACCGGAGGAATGTTCAGCGTTTACCGATACGTGGGGCGATTGGGACAACGAGGAGTACACGGGATCATTGTCCGATACCAAAGTTTTTACGGCTAGCACCACGACTACGGCAACAGCCCCGTCTACTGGTACGGgaccacagcagcaacagtcgcAGCAATCCACGCAGACCGGAGCAACAACTGCGGTTTCCA ACGTTACGGAGCTGGCGGCACCGCCGGGACTGGAGCAGCAGGTGCtgaatccaccaccaccaaaagaTACAGAGTTAGTGCAACAGTACAGCACGACTGTCGTTTCAAGCACGGCCACTGCGGCGGTTGCTGCCGGTGGTGGAGCGGCCGGCGTGGCTGGCGTTGTGCCCCAGTATTCGGACCTGCACGGAACAGGCACTCCGAacgctactactgctgctcaGCACTTACGGCAGGCGCTCGATATGCCACCCATGAACACGTCCTCGTCCCTCTCGGTAGAACAAACTCAGTATTTTAGTACATTATCATCTCAGAATTCCAATCTCCAGCCAACGTCCAGCGCTGTTGgtttccagcagcagcaacagcagcagcagcagcagcagcagtcgcaGCCAGGTGTGGTTCCTTCGCAGCAACCCACCACGGTACCGCAAGCTCAGCAAGTGCAGCAGCCGCAAGCTAATTCCGTGCAATATCCGACCGCAGCATACGTTGGTGGAACTAACGATGCGGCCCCGACAAGTTATGCGGCTGCTGCCACCCAGCAACCACCTGTGCGGCGGCAGCAACGGGCCCGCGTACCGCCACCATCCAAGATCCCATCGACTGCGGTCGAAATGCCGGGAGACAATATGAACAGTATTGGTTACCTGGATGTGCAGTTTGGCGGTCTCGACTTCGGTGCGGACGACTCGTTCGATGCTGTGGTGTCGGATAAGTTCAATTCCACCGGTGGaagcggtggtggtagtggcgtAATGGATCAACCCTCCTCTACCGGACAAGTTGCGTCGGTATCGCAAGCAACGCAGTCTGTTGGTGGGCAGCCGCAAGCGTCACAAACTCAGCctgtgcagcagcaacagggaACGCAAGTGCCGCAAGCAACGGTAGGAGTGCAACCTCAACCAACGCCAAGtcagttgcagcagcagcaacagcagcagcaacaagtcGTTTCGCAAACTCCGCAGCAAACTGTACAACAGCCGGTGGATGTAAACGACTACCAGACGAAGGTTGGCGGAGGTGTTGTACCGGGCAGCGTTGTCGTGCCGAACAATTTGCAGCCCAAACCGTCCAACCTACCAGTGGCCCCTGGTTTGACATCGTCGCAAATTATGCCGGGACAGGGAGCAGCAGAAGGTCTCTCGTCTCAgaatgatgcgctgaccaacAGCTATTCGCAGCGTAACAACGCAACCGGATCGGTGTCTACGTCCGTTAGTGCCGGTGTGAATTCCATGAGCAATGCGGCGGCTG CGTTAGATCAACTAACGAAATCGGATCCTTATGGTCAGTCGGCCAGTACAAACACAGCATTGACCGGTGGCTACCAGAACGTACCATACTCGTCCACGCAAACGAATAAAACGCAGTCGTATCCTCCATCCGGCGCCCCGCAAGCTTACAACAACATGAGCTATTCTACCAACCAG GTAACTAACGCCTATCCCCCGTCGACGAATAACTACGGTTCGTACAATCAGGGCAATGTGAATGCTTATCAGCCGCCGAGCAGCAGCGTGACCAACAACGTCGTTCCGAACAACAATGCCGGCAACTCTGTTGGAGGTGTTTCGAATCAGTCGAACCTACCGGTCAATAACAACGCGGTTAATAGCAG CTCGAACAATAATTCTGGTGGCTACTTATCCAGCCAATATCCCGTAAATCAGACGTCGTCTGCCTTCCCGTCTCAGCAGAACTATCAAAACAGTTCGCAGAACGTGTATGGAAACGCCGGGCTTAGTAGCAACACAGG TGTGGCATCCAGTACGGTTTCGAATAGTAATGCGAACAATTCGAATAACAATGTAACAAGCTCGTCTTCGCTGCCCATCAGTTCCGTGGTATCCACGACAA cgAAAAGCAGCAGTAGTACTAGCGGCACGGGTGTCGTCACCAATATGCCGTTGGTAAATCCGTACATTCAGGCACCGGGTGTGCCGTTCTACCAGCAGGCTGCTGTCTATTCGTACGAAGATCTGCAGCTAATGCAACAGCGTCTGCCGCATGTGCCTGGTTTTTACGACATCAACTACCAGACGCCTACGAGTCTCGGCGCGGCCGGAGTACGCGATGCGAATCTCGGTTCCGTCGCGTACTCGACCATGTCCGATGGTCGGTTCACGCGAACCGACAACAACTCGTCACCTGTTAGTAATGTTCCCAGTTCCTTGTCCCAACAAACAGGGTCTGGTGGTCCTATGTTGAACCTGCCATACGCTTATTTTTACGGCGGCAATATGATGCCGGCCAGCGGCTTCCAATATGGCACACCTGTCTATCCT caacagatgcCGACAAATGCGGCAACATCCGGCGGTCAGTTCCAGAAGCCGGCTTATAACACCGGAGGGTATGGTTCGGCGGCCGGGTATGACACGCTAGGCCAATCGGGTCAGGATTACAACAAGAATGCTTACCAACCGTCGATCGTGGGACAGCAGCAATCGAAGGGTCAAACGGTAGCCAATCCGCAATCCGGCACTGGCAGTGGATCCGACATGGCACCGTCCATGTATGGGAAAAACCACGTGGCAATTAACAAAGTCAAT TATGACAAACAATCGTACCATTCGGGAACACCGCCGCCGTACAATATTGCCGGAACACAGACGGCTGGAACAACTTCCGCACAACCCTACGGGCAGCATCTCGCGTACATACCAACAATGGCGACGCATCACAATATCAATATGCATCAAAACATGCATCAG gATTCCAACAGCAGCGGTCAAAGACCGCAGACTAACAACCAGGGAAAGACTGGAAGCAAGCAGCAAGGTTATTCTGCGTCTACTTACTGGACTGGGCCGAACTAA
- the LOC126561363 gene encoding protein lingerer isoform X3, giving the protein MSTQTRSGGGGGGGGGGGRNKSKAKHHENKENLAKDEGQNQSQQYPKGGPTANNVSGNDGLAGGATASVGGGKGGDHHKQKGSGGHKGTDNAAPKVVDVKEKQPKETGGGGGSGTAGTNNEKSGGPTGAASSAGAGGASATHTAVKAKQPTAEQIRIAQITDIKSGMDDPKIQEKIQSLMETTQRSEEEVCCALQECDSDLDRAVIFLLETLPVGAFATTSKKKKSKSQAAAQKDGDNDGDWDTVGQASGGGSGIQLGGINVDLKEQQRRGGNRGGPANQRSGGPGRGGRAGGYRDGGDRDRDRDRNGYDKGGEGGGYRNRTGGDGGRMRGGRDGGGPGGPGRGNYGSRGGRGGGPRLGTRGPGSRDQNRGSRMMNNDHQEIDSWEPVTTPANANDLKPEECSAFTDTWGDWDNEEYTGSLSDTKVFTASTTTTATAPSTGTGPQQQQSQQSTQTGATTAVSNVTELAAPPGLEQQVLNPPPPKDTELVQQYSTTVVSSTATAAVAAGGGAAGVAGVVPQYSDLHGTGTPNATTAAQHLRQALDMPPMNTSSSLSVEQTQYFSTLSSQNSNLQPTSSAVGFQQQQQQQQQQQQSQPGVVPSQQPTTVPQAQQVQQPQANSVQYPTAAYVGGTNDAAPTSYAAAATQQPPVRRQQRARVPPPSKIPSTAVEMPGDNMNSIGYLDVQFGGLDFGADDSFDAVVSDKFNSTGGSGGGSGVMDQPSSTGQVASVSQATQSVGGQPQASQTQPVQQQQGTQVPQATVGVQPQPTPSQLQQQQQQQQQVVSQTPQQTVQQPVDVNDYQTKVGGGVVPGSVVVPNNLQPKPSNLPVAPGLTSSQIMPGQGAAEGLSSQNDALTNSYSQRNNATGSVSTSVSAGVNSMSNAAAALDQLTKSDPYGQSASTNTALTGGYQNVPYSSTQTNKTQSYPPSGAPQAYNNMSYSTNQVTNAYPPSTNNYGSYNQGNVNAYQPPSSSVTNNVVPNNNAGNSVGGVSNQSNLPVNNNAVNSSSNNNSGGYLSSQYPVNQTSSAFPSQQNYQNSSQNVYGNAGLSSNTGYSGSTNTTSGQYGSNFSSSKLKDTPVVSTPFESVASSTVSNSNANNSNNNVTSSSSLPISSVVSTTTKSSSSTSGTGVVTNMPLVNPYIQAPGVPFYQQAAVYSYEDLQLMQQRLPHVPGFYDINYQTPTSLGAAGVRDANLGSVAYSTMSDGRFTRTDNNSSPQQMPTNAATSGGQFQKPAYNTGGYGSAAGYDTLGQSGQDYNKNAYQPSIVGQQQSKGQTVANPQSGTGSGSDMAPSMYGKNHVAINKVNYDKQSYHSGTPPPYNIAGTQTAGTTSAQPYGQHLAYIPTMATHHNINMHQNMHQDSNSSGQRPQTNNQGKTGSKQQGYSASTYWTGPN; this is encoded by the exons ATGAGTACACAAACCCGTTCTGGaggtggcggcggcggtggcggtggcggtggccgTAACAAGTCCAAGGCCAAACATCatgaaaataaggaaaatctGGCTAAGGACGAAGGACAGAACCAGTCACAGCAGTATCCGAAAGGAGGTCCGACCGCGAACAATGTCAGTGGAAATGATGGGCTAGCTGGTGGAGCTACGGCTTCCGTGGGCGGCGGTAAAGGAGGCGACCATCATAAACAGAAGGGCAGCGGTGGCCACAAGGGCACAGATAATGCTGCACCGAAGGTTGTTGATGTGAAGGAAAAGCAGCCGAAGGAAACTGGCGGCGGAGGTGGCAGCGGCACCGCGGGaaccaacaatgaaaaatccGGCGGACCTACAGGAGCAGCCTCTAGTGCTGGCGCCGGTGGTGCATCTGCTACTCACACTGCGGTTAAGGCGAAGCAACCGACCGCCGAACAGATCCGCATTGCTCAGATCACAGACATCAAGAGCGGCATGGATGATCCGAAAATTCAGGAGAAAATCCAAAGCCTGATGGAAACTACGCAACGGTCTGAGGAAGAGGTGTGCTGCGCACTGCAGGAATGTGACAGTGACTTGGACCGAGCAGTCATCTTTCTGCTGGAGACGCTTCCGGTGGGCGCCTTCGCGACTAcgtcgaaaaagaaaaagagcaaaTCTCAGGCGGCGGCGCAGAAAGATGGCGATAACGATGGGGACTGGGACACAGTTGGTCAGGCTTCCGGTGGCGGCAGCGGTATTCAGCTGGGTGGCATCAACGTCGATCTGAAGGAGCAGCAGCGCCGCGGTGGCAACCGTGGTGGTCCGGCCAATCAACGTTCTGGTGGTCCGGGTCGTGGTGGCCGTGCTGGGGGCTATCGTGATGGTGGCGACCGTGATAGAGATCGCGACCGTAATGGCTACGACAAGGGTGGTGAAGGCGGTGGTTACCGCAACCGGACGGGAGGTGATGGTGGTCGTATGCGGGGTGGCCGTGATGGTGGTGGCCCGGGAGGTCCTGGTCGTGGTAACTACGGATCGAGGGGAggtcgtggtggtggtccgCGGCTTGGCACTCGCGGACCAGGTTCGCGTGATCAGAATCGCGGTTCGCGGATGATGAACAACGATCATCAGGAGATTGATTCGTGGGAACCGGTAACGACACCGGCAAACGCAAACGATCTCAAACCGGAGGAATGTTCAGCGTTTACCGATACGTGGGGCGATTGGGACAACGAGGAGTACACGGGATCATTGTCCGATACCAAAGTTTTTACGGCTAGCACCACGACTACGGCAACAGCCCCGTCTACTGGTACGGgaccacagcagcaacagtcgcAGCAATCCACGCAGACCGGAGCAACAACTGCGGTTTCCA ACGTTACGGAGCTGGCGGCACCGCCGGGACTGGAGCAGCAGGTGCtgaatccaccaccaccaaaagaTACAGAGTTAGTGCAACAGTACAGCACGACTGTCGTTTCAAGCACGGCCACTGCGGCGGTTGCTGCCGGTGGTGGAGCGGCCGGCGTGGCTGGCGTTGTGCCCCAGTATTCGGACCTGCACGGAACAGGCACTCCGAacgctactactgctgctcaGCACTTACGGCAGGCGCTCGATATGCCACCCATGAACACGTCCTCGTCCCTCTCGGTAGAACAAACTCAGTATTTTAGTACATTATCATCTCAGAATTCCAATCTCCAGCCAACGTCCAGCGCTGTTGgtttccagcagcagcaacagcagcagcagcagcagcagcagtcgcaGCCAGGTGTGGTTCCTTCGCAGCAACCCACCACGGTACCGCAAGCTCAGCAAGTGCAGCAGCCGCAAGCTAATTCCGTGCAATATCCGACCGCAGCATACGTTGGTGGAACTAACGATGCGGCCCCGACAAGTTATGCGGCTGCTGCCACCCAGCAACCACCTGTGCGGCGGCAGCAACGGGCCCGCGTACCGCCACCATCCAAGATCCCATCGACTGCGGTCGAAATGCCGGGAGACAATATGAACAGTATTGGTTACCTGGATGTGCAGTTTGGCGGTCTCGACTTCGGTGCGGACGACTCGTTCGATGCTGTGGTGTCGGATAAGTTCAATTCCACCGGTGGaagcggtggtggtagtggcgtAATGGATCAACCCTCCTCTACCGGACAAGTTGCGTCGGTATCGCAAGCAACGCAGTCTGTTGGTGGGCAGCCGCAAGCGTCACAAACTCAGCctgtgcagcagcaacagggaACGCAAGTGCCGCAAGCAACGGTAGGAGTGCAACCTCAACCAACGCCAAGtcagttgcagcagcagcaacagcagcagcaacaagtcGTTTCGCAAACTCCGCAGCAAACTGTACAACAGCCGGTGGATGTAAACGACTACCAGACGAAGGTTGGCGGAGGTGTTGTACCGGGCAGCGTTGTCGTGCCGAACAATTTGCAGCCCAAACCGTCCAACCTACCAGTGGCCCCTGGTTTGACATCGTCGCAAATTATGCCGGGACAGGGAGCAGCAGAAGGTCTCTCGTCTCAgaatgatgcgctgaccaacAGCTATTCGCAGCGTAACAACGCAACCGGATCGGTGTCTACGTCCGTTAGTGCCGGTGTGAATTCCATGAGCAATGCGGCGGCTG CGTTAGATCAACTAACGAAATCGGATCCTTATGGTCAGTCGGCCAGTACAAACACAGCATTGACCGGTGGCTACCAGAACGTACCATACTCGTCCACGCAAACGAATAAAACGCAGTCGTATCCTCCATCCGGCGCCCCGCAAGCTTACAACAACATGAGCTATTCTACCAACCAG GTAACTAACGCCTATCCCCCGTCGACGAATAACTACGGTTCGTACAATCAGGGCAATGTGAATGCTTATCAGCCGCCGAGCAGCAGCGTGACCAACAACGTCGTTCCGAACAACAATGCCGGCAACTCTGTTGGAGGTGTTTCGAATCAGTCGAACCTACCGGTCAATAACAACGCGGTTAATAGCAG CTCGAACAATAATTCTGGTGGCTACTTATCCAGCCAATATCCCGTAAATCAGACGTCGTCTGCCTTCCCGTCTCAGCAGAACTATCAAAACAGTTCGCAGAACGTGTATGGAAACGCCGGGCTTAGTAGCAACACAGG GTATTCTGGAAGCACAAACACTACATCCGGCCAGTATGGTAGTAATTTTAGCTCGTCGAAACTGAAGGACACGCCGGTGGTTTCAACGCCATTCGAAAG TGTGGCATCCAGTACGGTTTCGAATAGTAATGCGAACAATTCGAATAACAATGTAACAAGCTCGTCTTCGCTGCCCATCAGTTCCGTGGTATCCACGACAA cgAAAAGCAGCAGTAGTACTAGCGGCACGGGTGTCGTCACCAATATGCCGTTGGTAAATCCGTACATTCAGGCACCGGGTGTGCCGTTCTACCAGCAGGCTGCTGTCTATTCGTACGAAGATCTGCAGCTAATGCAACAGCGTCTGCCGCATGTGCCTGGTTTTTACGACATCAACTACCAGACGCCTACGAGTCTCGGCGCGGCCGGAGTACGCGATGCGAATCTCGGTTCCGTCGCGTACTCGACCATGTCCGATGGTCGGTTCACGCGAACCGACAACAACTCGTCACCT caacagatgcCGACAAATGCGGCAACATCCGGCGGTCAGTTCCAGAAGCCGGCTTATAACACCGGAGGGTATGGTTCGGCGGCCGGGTATGACACGCTAGGCCAATCGGGTCAGGATTACAACAAGAATGCTTACCAACCGTCGATCGTGGGACAGCAGCAATCGAAGGGTCAAACGGTAGCCAATCCGCAATCCGGCACTGGCAGTGGATCCGACATGGCACCGTCCATGTATGGGAAAAACCACGTGGCAATTAACAAAGTCAAT TATGACAAACAATCGTACCATTCGGGAACACCGCCGCCGTACAATATTGCCGGAACACAGACGGCTGGAACAACTTCCGCACAACCCTACGGGCAGCATCTCGCGTACATACCAACAATGGCGACGCATCACAATATCAATATGCATCAAAACATGCATCAG gATTCCAACAGCAGCGGTCAAAGACCGCAGACTAACAACCAGGGAAAGACTGGAAGCAAGCAGCAAGGTTATTCTGCGTCTACTTACTGGACTGGGCCGAACTAA